The following coding sequences lie in one Chionomys nivalis chromosome 8, mChiNiv1.1, whole genome shotgun sequence genomic window:
- the LOC130879929 gene encoding olfactory receptor 473-like — protein sequence MGFIEMDHDWFKKGQFTQKEETGNYTIVTELIILGLTEDPTLCIVFFVIFLGVYIVTLVGNISIITLIRISSQLHTPMYLFLSHLAFVDIVYSTSVSIIMLMELLGHGLVLPLAACEAQLCVIVTLGSAECFLLAAMAYDRYVAICSPLLYSMLMSPRVCFLLLGVSYVGGCMNGWTFTGCLLSLTFCGPNQIDHFFCDFSPLLKLSCSDVSVIEIIPSISSGSIIVVTVFVIAISYTYILITILKMRSTEGRQKAFSTCTSHLTAVTLYYGTLTFIYVMPKSNYSTEQNKVLSVFYTVVIPMLNPLIYSLRNRDVKDALRKATVKVYS from the coding sequence GGACAATTCACACAAAAGGAGGAGACTGGAAACTACACCATTGTGACAGAGCTAATCATTTTGGGACTAACAGAAGATCCAACACTGTGTATAGTCTTTTTTGTGATATTTCTAGGAGTATATATCGTTACGTTAGTAGGAAATATCAGCATCATCACGTTGATAAGAATTTCTTCCCAgctgcacacacccatgtacctGTTCCTCAGTCATCTGGCTTTTGTAGACATTGTCTATTCAACCTCAGTCTCCATTATAATGCTTATGGAACTCCTTGGGCATGGACTGGTCCTACCTCTGGCTGCCTGTGAAGCCCAGCTCTGTGTCATAGTGACTCTTGGGTCAGCTGAGTGCTTCCTATTGGCTGCcatggcctatgatcgctatgtAGCCATCTGCTCACCCCTGCTCTACTCCATGCTCATGTCCCCCAGGGTCTGTTTTCTACTGTTGGGAGTTTCTTATGTTGGTGGCTGCATGAATGGTTGGACATTTACTGGTTGTTTGTTAAGTCTGACCTTCTGTGGACCAAATCAGATAGATCACTTTTTCTGTGACTTCTCCCCTCTGTTGAAACTGTCCTgttcagatgtctctgttattgaAATTATACCTTCTATCTCTTCTGGCTCCATCATTGTGGTGACAGTGTTTGTCATAGCCATCTCCTACACCTACATCCTCATCACCATCCTGAAGATGCGCTCCACTGAGGGCCGCCAAAAGGCCTTCTCCACCTGCACCTCCCACCTCACAGCAGTCACTCTCTACTATGGGACCCTTACCTTCATTTATGTGATGCCCAAGTCCAACTACTCTACTGAACAGAACAAGGTGCTGTCTGTATTCTACACAGTGGTGATCCCCATGCTTAACCCCCTCATCTACAGTCTGAGGAACAGAGATGTAAAGGATGCTCTGAGGAAGGCAACTGTCAAAGTATATTCATAG